The following are from one region of the Streptomyces rubrogriseus genome:
- a CDS encoding L-threonylcarbamoyladenylate synthase produces the protein MARRYDTNDATDRVTGLREAASAVRRGELVVLPTDTVYGIGADAFAAEAVGDLLEAKGRGRNMPSPVLIGSPNTLHGLVTDFSEMAWELVDAFWPGALTLVAKHQPSLQWDLGETRGTVAVRMPLHPVAIELLTEVGPMAVSSANLTGHPAPEDCDAAQQMLGDSVSVYLDGGPTPGIVPSSIVDVTREVPVLLRAGALSAEELRKVVPDLEVAN, from the coding sequence ATGGCACGGCGTTACGACACCAACGACGCGACCGACCGAGTGACCGGTCTGCGTGAGGCCGCGTCCGCCGTCCGCCGTGGCGAGCTCGTGGTGCTGCCGACGGACACCGTGTACGGCATCGGCGCCGACGCCTTCGCCGCGGAGGCCGTCGGCGACCTGCTGGAGGCCAAGGGACGGGGCCGCAACATGCCCTCCCCGGTGCTCATCGGCTCGCCGAACACCCTGCACGGCCTGGTCACCGACTTCTCCGAGATGGCCTGGGAGCTGGTCGACGCCTTCTGGCCCGGCGCGCTGACCCTGGTCGCCAAGCACCAGCCGTCCCTCCAGTGGGACCTGGGCGAGACCCGGGGCACGGTCGCCGTCCGCATGCCGCTGCACCCGGTCGCCATCGAGCTGCTCACCGAGGTCGGCCCCATGGCCGTCTCGTCCGCCAACCTGACCGGCCACCCGGCGCCCGAGGACTGCGACGCCGCCCAGCAGATGCTCGGCGACTCCGTCTCCGTCTACCTCGACGGCGGCCCCACGCCCGGCATCGTGCCCTCGTCCATCGTCGACGTCACCCGCGAGGTGCCGGTCCTGCTGCGCGCGGGCGCGCTGTCGGCGGAGGAACTGCGCAAGGTGGTACCCGACCTCGAGGTGGCGAATTGA
- the prmC gene encoding peptide chain release factor N(5)-glutamine methyltransferase, with translation MNLLLAEVAQATQRLADAGVPSPRTDAEELAAYLHGVKRGELHTVPDADFDARYWEVVARREAREPLQHITGRAYFRYLELQVGPGVFVPRPETESVVGWAIDAVRAMDVVEPCIVDLCTGSGAIALALAQEVPRSRVHAVELSEDALKWTRRNMEGSRVDLRQGDALTAFPDLDGQVDLVVSNPPYIPLTEWEYVAPEARDHDPELALFSGEDGLDLIRGLERTAHRLLRPGGVVVVEHADTQGGQVPWIFTEERGWADAADHPDLNNRPRFATARKALP, from the coding sequence GTGAACCTGCTGCTCGCGGAGGTGGCCCAGGCCACCCAGCGGCTGGCCGACGCCGGCGTGCCCTCGCCGCGCACCGACGCGGAGGAACTCGCCGCGTACCTGCACGGCGTCAAGCGGGGCGAGCTGCACACCGTGCCGGACGCGGACTTCGACGCCCGGTACTGGGAGGTCGTCGCCCGCCGCGAGGCGCGCGAGCCGCTCCAGCACATCACCGGCCGCGCCTACTTCCGCTACCTGGAGCTCCAGGTCGGCCCCGGCGTCTTCGTGCCCCGCCCCGAGACCGAGTCGGTCGTCGGCTGGGCCATAGACGCGGTGCGCGCCATGGACGTCGTCGAGCCCTGCATCGTCGACCTGTGCACCGGCTCGGGCGCCATCGCGCTCGCCCTCGCCCAGGAGGTGCCGCGCTCGCGCGTACACGCCGTGGAGCTGTCCGAGGACGCCCTCAAGTGGACGCGCAGGAACATGGAGGGGTCCAGGGTCGACCTGCGCCAGGGAGACGCCCTGACGGCCTTCCCGGACCTCGACGGCCAGGTCGACCTGGTGGTCTCCAACCCGCCGTACATCCCGCTCACCGAGTGGGAGTACGTCGCCCCCGAGGCCCGCGACCACGATCCGGAGCTGGCCCTGTTCTCCGGCGAGGACGGCCTCGACCTGATCCGCGGCCTGGAACGCACCGCGCACCGTCTGCTGCGCCCCGGCGGCGTGGTCGTCGTCGAGCACGCCGACACCCAGGGCGGCCAGGTGCCGTGGATCTTCACCGAGGAACGGGGCTGGGCCGACGCGGCCGACCATCCCGACCTCAACAACCGACCTCGTTTCGCGACGGCCCGCAAGGCACTGCCGTGA
- the prfA gene encoding peptide chain release factor 1 yields the protein MFEAVEELVAEHADLEKKLADPSVHSDQANARKLNKRYAELTPIVATFRSWKQTGDDMETAREFAADDPDFAAEVKELDKQRDELTEKLRLLLVPRDPSDDKDVILEIKAGAGGDESALFAGDLLRMYLRYAERIGWKTEIIDSTESELGGYKDVQVAVKTKGGQGATEPGQGVWARLKYEGGVHRVQRVPATESQGRIHTSAAGVLVTPEAEEIDVEINPNDLRIDVYRSSGPGGQSVNTTDSAVRITHIPTGVVASCQNEKSQLQNKEQAMRILRSRLLAAAQEEAEKEAADARRSQVRTVDRSEKIRTYNFPENRISDHRVGFKAYNLDQVLDGDLDSVIQACVDADSAAKLAAA from the coding sequence ATGTTCGAGGCCGTCGAGGAACTCGTCGCCGAGCACGCCGACCTGGAGAAGAAGCTCGCCGACCCGTCGGTCCACTCCGACCAGGCGAACGCGCGCAAGCTGAACAAGCGGTACGCCGAGCTGACCCCGATCGTCGCCACGTTCCGCTCCTGGAAGCAGACCGGCGACGACATGGAGACCGCGCGCGAGTTCGCGGCCGACGACCCCGACTTCGCCGCCGAGGTCAAGGAACTGGACAAGCAGCGCGACGAGCTCACCGAGAAGCTGCGGCTGCTCCTCGTCCCGCGCGACCCCAGCGACGACAAGGACGTCATCCTCGAGATCAAGGCCGGCGCCGGCGGCGACGAGTCGGCGCTCTTCGCCGGCGACCTGCTGCGCATGTACCTGCGCTACGCCGAGCGGATCGGCTGGAAGACCGAGATCATCGACTCCACGGAGTCCGAGCTGGGCGGCTACAAGGACGTCCAGGTCGCCGTGAAGACCAAGGGCGGCCAGGGCGCCACCGAGCCCGGCCAGGGCGTCTGGGCGCGCCTCAAGTACGAGGGCGGCGTGCACCGCGTGCAGCGCGTCCCCGCGACCGAGTCCCAGGGCCGCATCCACACCTCCGCGGCGGGCGTCCTCGTGACCCCCGAGGCCGAGGAGATCGACGTCGAGATCAACCCCAACGACCTCCGCATCGACGTCTACCGCTCCTCCGGGCCCGGCGGCCAGTCCGTCAACACCACCGACTCCGCCGTGCGCATCACGCACATCCCCACCGGAGTCGTCGCCTCCTGCCAGAACGAGAAGAGCCAGCTTCAGAACAAGGAGCAGGCGATGCGTATCCTGCGCTCCAGGCTGCTAGCGGCGGCGCAGGAGGAGGCGGAGAAGGAGGCCGCGGACGCCCGGCGCAGCCAGGTCCGCACCGTCGACCGCTCCGAGAAGATCCGCACGTACAACTTCCCGGAGAACCGCATCTCGGACCACCGCGTCGGCTTCAAGGCGTACAACCTGGACCAGGTCCTGGACGGCGACCTCGACTCGGTGATCCAGGCCTGCGTCGACGCGGACTCGGCGGCCAAGCTCGCCGCAGCCTGA
- the rpmE gene encoding 50S ribosomal protein L31: MKRDIHPEYVETQVSCTCGASFTTRSTIESGTIRAEVCSECHPFYTGKQKILDTGGRVARFEARFGKASAGSKK; encoded by the coding sequence TTGAAGCGCGACATCCACCCCGAGTACGTCGAGACGCAGGTCAGCTGCACCTGTGGCGCGTCGTTCACCACCCGCAGCACGATCGAGAGCGGCACCATCCGCGCCGAGGTCTGCTCCGAGTGCCACCCGTTCTACACGGGCAAGCAGAAGATCCTCGACACCGGTGGCCGCGTGGCCCGCTTCGAGGCCCGCTTCGGCAAGGCTTCCGCCGGCTCCAAGAAGTAG
- a CDS encoding LCP family protein, producing MSAESTPDPAIPGPGQSRTPGPGRRGKGRRRKPTAKRRKALLVAAWSAAGIVVLGGTGAGVLYFKLNGNLTSVDIDQALGADRPEKADNGSENILVLGSDTRSGGNKKLGGGTDDGTARSDTAMIVHVYKGHKKASVVSIPRDTLIDRPDCTDTDGGEHPAADGVMFNSAYSTGGAACAVKTVESISGLRMDHYLEVDFSGFQNLIDDLGGVQVTTTEDIKDPDSHLDLTAGTHRLDGEQALGLVRTRHGVGDGSDLGRIQLQQAFVKALVHQVKDIGLLGNPKKLYDVADTATKTVTTDSDLGSVNSLMSFASGLKGIGPDRMHMVTMPVVYDPADANRVLVEKDKAQQVWTALKNDRPIPASATEGTATGEAEDVVNAGE from the coding sequence ATGTCCGCCGAGAGCACGCCGGATCCCGCGATACCCGGCCCCGGCCAGTCCCGCACCCCCGGCCCCGGCCGCCGGGGCAAGGGCCGCCGCCGCAAGCCCACGGCCAAGCGGCGCAAGGCCCTGCTCGTCGCGGCCTGGAGCGCCGCGGGCATCGTGGTCCTCGGCGGCACCGGAGCCGGAGTCCTGTACTTCAAGCTCAACGGCAACCTCACGAGCGTCGACATCGACCAGGCGCTCGGCGCCGACCGGCCCGAGAAGGCCGACAACGGCTCGGAGAACATCCTGGTCCTCGGCTCCGACACCCGCTCCGGCGGCAACAAGAAGCTGGGCGGCGGCACCGACGACGGCACCGCCCGCTCGGACACGGCGATGATCGTGCACGTCTACAAGGGCCACAAGAAGGCCAGCGTGGTCTCCATCCCGCGCGACACCCTCATCGACCGCCCCGACTGCACCGACACCGACGGCGGCGAGCACCCCGCGGCCGACGGCGTGATGTTCAACTCCGCCTACTCCACCGGCGGCGCGGCCTGCGCCGTGAAGACCGTCGAGTCGATCAGCGGCCTGCGCATGGACCACTACCTCGAGGTCGACTTCAGCGGCTTCCAGAACCTCATCGACGACCTCGGCGGCGTACAGGTCACCACCACCGAGGACATCAAGGACCCCGACAGCCACCTCGACCTCACGGCCGGCACCCACCGGCTCGACGGCGAGCAGGCCCTCGGCCTGGTCCGCACCCGGCACGGCGTCGGCGACGGCTCCGACCTCGGCCGCATCCAGCTCCAGCAGGCCTTCGTCAAGGCCCTGGTCCACCAGGTCAAGGACATCGGCCTGCTCGGCAACCCCAAGAAGCTGTACGACGTCGCCGACACCGCCACCAAGACCGTCACCACCGACTCCGACCTGGGCTCGGTGAACTCCCTGATGTCCTTCGCGAGCGGCCTGAAGGGCATCGGCCCGGACAGGATGCACATGGTCACCATGCCGGTCGTCTACGACCCCGCCGACGCCAACCGCGTCCTGGTCGAGAAGGACAAGGCCCAGCAGGTCTGGACGGCCCTGAAGAACGACCGCCCGATCCCGGCGTCGGCCACGGAGGGCACGGCGACCGGTGAGGCCGAGGACGTCGTGAACGCCGGGGAATAG
- the rho gene encoding transcription termination factor Rho translates to MSDTTDLMGARVEETAAAPATDASAPATGAGSRRRRGTGLEGMVLAELQQVASGLGIRGTARMRKSQLIEVIKEAQAAGGAPAKAAPAAADTAGETKPKRRSTSRTRSGDEAPAEKAERAEKAGKADKKADKAAADKAAQQQIDIPGQPSPKVNTSAEQTAPDDAPSERRRRRATSDAGSPSATDTTVAVETRAEPKADTSAQQQSQGHQQGQGDARSDGEGGDGRRRDRRDRGDRGDRGERGRDRRNKGDDQQNQGGGRQDRQDRQQQGGGRQDRQQHDDGYDDDGSGRRGRRGRYRDRRGRRGRDEIQEPQINEDDVLIPVAGILDILDNYAFIRTSGYLPGPNDVYVSLAQVRKNGLRKGDHLTGAVRQPKEGERREKFNALVRLDSVNGMAPEHGRGRPEFNKLTPLYPQDRLRLETDPGVLTTRIIDLVAPIGKGQRGLIVAPPKTGKTMIMQAIANAITHNNPECHLMVVLVDERPEEVTDMQRSVKGEVISSTFDRPAEDHTTVAELAIERAKRLVELGHDVVVLLDSITRLGRAYNLAAPASGRILSGGVDSTALYPPKRFFGAARNIEDGGSLTILATALVDTGSRMDEVIFEEFKGTGNAELKLDRKLADKRIFPAVDVDASGTRKEEILLGSDELAITWKLRRVLHALDQQQAIELLLDKMKQTKSNAEFLMQIQKTTPTPGNGD, encoded by the coding sequence GTGAGCGACACCACCGATCTGATGGGCGCACGTGTCGAGGAGACCGCTGCCGCGCCCGCCACGGACGCCTCCGCGCCTGCCACCGGTGCCGGCTCCCGGCGGCGCCGCGGTACCGGCCTCGAGGGCATGGTGCTGGCCGAGCTGCAGCAGGTCGCATCCGGCCTCGGCATCAGGGGCACCGCGCGTATGCGCAAGAGCCAGCTGATCGAGGTCATCAAGGAGGCGCAGGCCGCGGGGGGAGCCCCCGCCAAGGCCGCGCCCGCCGCCGCGGACACCGCCGGCGAGACCAAGCCGAAGCGCCGCAGCACCTCCCGGACCCGTTCGGGCGACGAGGCACCCGCCGAGAAGGCGGAGCGGGCGGAGAAGGCCGGCAAGGCCGACAAGAAGGCGGACAAGGCGGCCGCCGACAAGGCCGCCCAGCAGCAGATCGACATCCCCGGTCAGCCGTCCCCCAAGGTCAACACCTCGGCCGAGCAGACCGCCCCCGACGACGCCCCCTCCGAGCGCCGTCGTCGCCGGGCCACCTCCGACGCGGGCAGCCCGTCCGCCACCGACACGACGGTGGCCGTCGAGACCCGCGCCGAGCCGAAGGCCGACACGTCGGCCCAGCAGCAGTCGCAGGGTCACCAGCAGGGCCAGGGCGACGCCCGTTCCGACGGTGAGGGCGGCGACGGCCGCCGCCGCGACCGCCGTGACCGTGGCGACCGCGGTGACCGTGGCGAGCGCGGCCGCGACCGGCGCAACAAGGGCGACGACCAGCAGAACCAGGGCGGAGGCCGCCAGGACCGGCAGGACCGCCAGCAGCAGGGCGGCGGCCGCCAGGACCGTCAGCAGCACGACGACGGCTACGACGACGACGGCAGCGGCCGTCGCGGCCGCCGCGGCCGCTACCGGGACCGCCGGGGCCGTCGCGGGCGCGACGAGATCCAGGAGCCGCAGATCAACGAGGACGACGTCCTCATCCCGGTCGCCGGCATCCTCGACATCCTCGACAACTACGCGTTCATCCGGACCTCCGGCTACCTGCCCGGCCCCAACGACGTGTACGTCTCCCTCGCCCAGGTCCGCAAGAACGGCCTGCGCAAGGGCGACCACCTCACCGGTGCCGTGCGCCAGCCCAAGGAGGGCGAGCGCCGCGAGAAGTTCAACGCGCTGGTGCGCCTGGACTCGGTCAACGGCATGGCGCCCGAACACGGCCGCGGACGGCCGGAGTTCAACAAGCTGACGCCGCTCTACCCGCAGGACCGCCTCCGCCTGGAGACGGACCCGGGCGTCCTGACCACCCGCATCATCGACCTGGTCGCGCCCATCGGTAAGGGCCAGCGCGGTCTGATCGTGGCCCCGCCGAAGACCGGCAAGACCATGATCATGCAGGCGATCGCCAACGCGATCACGCACAACAACCCCGAGTGCCACCTGATGGTCGTCCTGGTCGACGAGCGTCCCGAAGAGGTCACCGACATGCAGCGGTCGGTGAAGGGCGAGGTCATCTCCTCGACCTTCGACCGCCCGGCCGAGGACCACACCACGGTCGCCGAGCTGGCCATCGAGCGCGCCAAGCGCCTGGTGGAGCTGGGTCACGACGTCGTCGTGCTGCTCGACTCGATCACGCGTCTGGGCCGTGCGTACAACCTCGCCGCCCCGGCCTCCGGCCGCATCCTGTCCGGTGGTGTCGACTCGACCGCCCTGTACCCGCCGAAGCGCTTCTTCGGTGCGGCCCGCAACATCGAGGACGGCGGCTCGCTGACCATCCTCGCCACCGCCCTGGTGGACACCGGGTCCCGCATGGACGAGGTCATCTTCGAGGAGTTCAAGGGCACCGGCAACGCCGAGCTCAAGCTCGACCGGAAGCTCGCCGACAAGCGCATCTTCCCGGCGGTGGACGTGGACGCGTCCGGTACCCGCAAGGAAGAGATCCTGCTCGGCAGCGACGAGCTCGCCATCACCTGGAAGCTGCGCCGTGTGCTGCACGCGCTCGACCAGCAGCAGGCGATCGAGCTGCTCCTCGACAAGATGAAGCAGACGAAGTCGAACGCCGAGTTCCTGATGCAGATCCAGAAGACGACCCCGACGCCCGGCAACGGCGACTGA
- the thrB gene encoding homoserine kinase, translated as MAGPAFRAAAVRVRVPATSANLGPGFDALGLALGLYDDVVVRVADSGLHIDIAGEGSETLPRDEKHLLVRSLRTAFDLLGGQPRGLEIVCANRIPHGRGLGSSSAAICAGIVAARAVTIGGEARLDDAALLDLATEIEGHPDNVAACLLGGFTLSWMESGAARAIRMEPSDSIVPVVFVPGKPVLTQTARGLLPRSVPHVDAAANAGRAALLVEALTRRPELLLPATEDRLHQEYRAPAMPESTALVERLRGDGIPAVISGAGPTVMALADADTADKVEALAGTDWAANRLGLDQQGATVLPLATASDT; from the coding sequence ATGGCCGGTCCAGCGTTCCGCGCCGCCGCCGTCAGGGTGCGCGTCCCCGCCACCAGCGCCAATCTCGGTCCGGGCTTCGACGCCCTCGGCCTCGCGCTGGGTCTGTACGACGACGTGGTCGTCCGGGTGGCCGACTCCGGGCTGCACATCGACATCGCCGGTGAGGGCAGCGAGACCCTCCCGCGCGACGAGAAGCACCTCCTCGTCCGTTCCCTGCGCACCGCCTTCGACCTGCTCGGCGGGCAGCCGCGCGGCCTGGAGATCGTGTGCGCCAACCGCATCCCGCACGGCCGCGGCCTCGGCTCCTCCTCCGCCGCCATCTGCGCCGGAATCGTCGCCGCGCGCGCGGTGACGATAGGCGGCGAGGCCCGCCTCGACGACGCCGCGCTGCTCGACCTCGCCACCGAGATCGAGGGCCACCCCGACAACGTGGCGGCCTGTCTCCTGGGTGGATTCACCCTCTCCTGGATGGAGTCCGGCGCCGCCCGGGCGATCAGGATGGAGCCCTCCGATTCCATCGTTCCGGTGGTTTTCGTGCCCGGAAAGCCGGTACTGACCCAGACCGCGCGCGGGCTGCTCCCGCGCAGCGTCCCGCACGTCGACGCCGCCGCCAACGCAGGCCGCGCCGCGCTGCTCGTCGAGGCCCTCACCCGGCGCCCCGAGCTGCTGCTGCCGGCCACCGAGGACCGCCTGCACCAGGAGTACCGCGCGCCGGCCATGCCGGAGAGCACGGCGCTGGTGGAACGGCTGCGCGGCGACGGCATCCCCGCGGTGATCTCCGGTGCCGGACCCACGGTGATGGCACTGGCCGACGCCGACACGGCCGACAAGGTCGAGGCGCTGGCCGGAACGGACTGGGCGGCCAACCGGCTCGGCCTGGACCAGCAGGGCGCGACCGTCCTGCCCCTGGCGACCGCCAGCGACACCTGA
- the thrC gene encoding threonine synthase, giving the protein MTHQWRGIIEEYRDRLPVSDSTPVVTLREGGTPLVPAQVLSERTGCEVHLKVEGANPTGSFKDRGMTMAISKAKEEGAQAVICASTGNTSASAAAYGVRAGMVSAVLVPQGKIALGKMGQALVHGAKILQVDGNFDDCLTLARALSDNYPVALVNSVNPVRIEGQKTAAFEIVDMLGDAPDIHVLPVGNAGNITAYWKGYREYAADGVSTRKPRMWGFQASGSAPIVRGEVVKDPSTIATAIRIGNPASWDFALAARDESGGAIDEVTDREILRAYRLLASQEGVFVEPASAASVAGLLKAAEQGKVDPGQRIVCTVTGNGLKDPDWAVAGAPQPVTVPVDAATAAERLGLV; this is encoded by the coding sequence ATGACCCACCAGTGGCGCGGAATCATCGAGGAGTACCGGGACCGGCTGCCCGTCTCCGACAGCACGCCCGTCGTGACGCTCCGTGAGGGCGGCACCCCGCTCGTGCCCGCGCAGGTGCTCTCCGAGCGCACGGGCTGCGAGGTCCACCTCAAGGTCGAGGGGGCGAACCCGACCGGGTCCTTCAAGGACCGCGGCATGACCATGGCCATCAGCAAGGCCAAGGAGGAGGGCGCGCAGGCCGTCATCTGCGCGTCCACCGGGAACACGTCGGCGAGTGCCGCCGCGTACGGCGTGCGCGCGGGCATGGTCTCCGCCGTGCTCGTGCCGCAGGGCAAGATCGCGCTGGGCAAGATGGGCCAGGCCCTCGTGCACGGCGCGAAGATCCTCCAGGTCGACGGCAACTTCGACGACTGCCTCACGCTGGCCCGTGCGCTCAGCGACAACTACCCGGTGGCGCTGGTCAATTCGGTCAACCCGGTGCGCATCGAGGGGCAGAAGACGGCCGCCTTCGAGATCGTGGACATGCTCGGCGACGCGCCCGACATACATGTCCTTCCCGTGGGCAACGCGGGCAACATCACCGCGTACTGGAAGGGGTACCGGGAGTACGCCGCCGACGGGGTCAGCACCAGGAAGCCCCGCATGTGGGGGTTCCAGGCCTCCGGCTCCGCCCCGATCGTGCGCGGCGAGGTCGTCAAGGACCCGTCGACCATCGCCACCGCCATCCGGATCGGCAACCCCGCCTCGTGGGACTTCGCGCTCGCCGCACGCGACGAGTCGGGCGGCGCCATCGACGAGGTGACGGACCGTGAGATCCTGCGCGCCTACCGGCTGTTGGCCTCGCAGGAGGGCGTCTTCGTGGAGCCCGCCTCCGCCGCCTCCGTGGCCGGTCTGCTGAAGGCCGCCGAGCAGGGCAAGGTCGACCCGGGGCAGCGCATCGTGTGCACCGTCACCGGCAACGGGCTGAAGGACCCGGACTGGGCCGTCGCCGGCGCCCCGCAGCCGGTCACCGTCCCGGTCGACGCGGCGACGGCGGCCGAGCGGCTCGGGCTGGTCTGA